A region from the Chitinophaga sp. Cy-1792 genome encodes:
- a CDS encoding glycosyltransferase, with product MPVQNRDIVVIGLQPWYTPIGSNCKNIATEFSRHNRVLYVNVPLDRKTMYTEKSDANILHHMERLQAKDSSLVRINDNMWNLYPLSVMESVNWLPSTHLFQVFNKVNNRRFAAAITEAINALGFRDIILFNDNDIFRGYHLKELLQPDIYIYYSRDYLLAVDYWRKHGEVIEPLHIAKADIGVANSKYLADRLKSYNPNSYYIGQGCELGLFDPEQPIARPADLPADGKPIIGYVGALTSLRLDIPLIYDMAQQRPEWNFVLVGPEDEDFKASALHHLPNVYFLGRKAMTELSGYVKYFDVCMNPQLVNDMTVGNYPLKVDEYLAMGKPVLATATPTMELFREHVYLAANVNEYIQLAARALAENNPDLGAARRAFALSHTWENSVAGIYAAIDAIKKPTSV from the coding sequence ATGCCTGTTCAAAACCGTGACATAGTTGTCATTGGCCTTCAGCCCTGGTATACCCCTATTGGTAGTAACTGTAAGAATATCGCCACGGAGTTCTCCAGACATAACCGCGTTTTATATGTGAATGTTCCACTGGACCGCAAAACGATGTACACCGAAAAGAGCGATGCCAACATCCTGCACCACATGGAAAGATTACAGGCAAAAGACAGCTCCCTGGTCAGGATAAACGACAATATGTGGAACCTGTACCCTCTTTCCGTCATGGAATCCGTCAACTGGCTGCCTTCTACCCACCTCTTCCAGGTATTTAACAAAGTAAACAACCGCAGGTTTGCTGCCGCGATAACGGAAGCCATCAACGCATTGGGATTCAGGGATATTATCCTGTTCAACGATAATGACATCTTCCGCGGATACCATCTGAAAGAATTACTTCAACCTGATATCTATATCTATTACAGCAGGGATTATCTCCTGGCGGTAGACTACTGGCGCAAACACGGGGAGGTCATAGAACCGCTGCATATTGCCAAGGCAGATATCGGCGTTGCCAACTCCAAATACCTGGCAGACCGGTTAAAATCGTATAACCCTAACAGTTATTATATAGGTCAGGGCTGTGAGCTGGGCCTGTTCGATCCGGAACAGCCCATCGCAAGGCCAGCAGATCTGCCGGCAGACGGCAAACCTATTATCGGTTATGTGGGCGCGCTGACCAGCTTACGCCTGGACATACCATTAATATATGACATGGCGCAGCAACGGCCGGAATGGAACTTTGTGCTGGTGGGTCCGGAAGATGAGGACTTCAAAGCCTCCGCACTGCACCATTTGCCGAATGTTTATTTTTTAGGAAGAAAAGCGATGACGGAGCTATCCGGGTATGTAAAATATTTTGATGTATGTATGAACCCGCAGCTGGTGAATGATATGACCGTCGGCAATTACCCACTGAAGGTAGATGAATACCTGGCCATGGGCAAACCGGTGCTGGCAACAGCTACGCCTACCATGGAGCTGTTCCGGGAACATGTATACCTGGCAGCTAACGTCAACGAATATATCCAGCTGGCTGCCCGGGCGCTGGCAGAAAACAATCCGGACCTGGGGGCCGCACGCCGTGCCTTTGCTTTGTCACATACCTGGGAAAATTCGGTAGCGGGCATTTATGCCGCCATCGATGCCATAAAAAAGCCCACCTCCGTATAG
- a CDS encoding PKD domain-containing protein: MDNLNNFNKRLKIVTGIWILTIVLCATTKLFAQQGTLTPRVTGFRNPAGLLESLPQDYATSNTKYPLLIFCHGLDEEGNGTTDIMKVIVNGPPKLISKGQFPATFNVNGNTFSFVVLCPQFNGIASINDIDSLIDYAKAHYRLDTNKIYLTGLSRGGGETWGYATAQNYAANRLAAIVPIAGAYDPGPLRSPLPATAVIAASNNLPIWALHNSGDGTVPVSYSQNWQALINAYVPACDPQVKLTVFNANGHDAWSKAYDPAYRENGMNVYEWMLQYSKDKRRTVISPPTTTPPVTTPTNKRVVLKPNYGTDPTFYYPDAMNQLGLIPGDTICIPAGDYMDMNLAWLKGTAEKPIVITNCGGLVRFGVGSKGNQWSSVVQIENSQFVEFTGTGDPSLEYGFDIKGSNLRNEPMFAMYWTYGSSDFNVHNVYIHDAGMFIVAKTTMECNAPQYWEANYIMKNCRIHHIKGRTSSNEGFYIGNSWYIAKQACGDSIRSHHVANLEIYDNDLQDMGNDGIQVGMAYDGTNLIHHNRVVNYGKNGDNANGYGILMNPGTKADVYNNIIDKGFGDAICFFGSGTSRAYNNVASNINAAGFLVADRPVFEPVSAWVYNNTFVNVLRGGTVYDCGGVPGHKIINNVIVQPQGAGADKPYPGFYIWNTDCTIKYEFSHNPFYTKADDVKFVNAAAGDYHLQATSPLVDSGTNVTQSLNLTIDYDGVTRPQGTGVDIGAYEYHSTTTNQPPQVYAGADVILTLPTNSTQLDGSATRDPDGTIASYAWSQVSGPNTAGISSLNTAKTVVSGLVKGVYTFKLTAVDNGGLSGTATVKVTVQDAAAGQHPPVAIIGADTTIVLPVNSIVLDGSPSYDQDGTITTYAWTQTSGPPVTINAASAAKASVANMPLGTYTFKLVVTDNDGLSGTATKKVNVIDTNDNNATTNIISFYPNPTRTKVRLDLKNPTVRAIWVSIYTVSGVRESTYAYPLGGNFYVDLDISSLPSGVHLVEVLGDTSFKWTGRIVKL, encoded by the coding sequence ATGGACAACCTCAATAATTTCAATAAGAGATTGAAAATTGTGACGGGGATATGGATACTAACGATAGTACTTTGCGCAACAACAAAGCTGTTTGCGCAACAGGGCACGCTCACCCCCCGTGTTACAGGATTCAGGAACCCCGCTGGCCTGCTGGAATCTTTACCGCAGGATTACGCTACCTCCAATACTAAATATCCACTTTTAATATTCTGTCACGGACTGGATGAAGAGGGGAACGGCACCACCGACATTATGAAGGTGATCGTCAACGGCCCCCCAAAACTGATCAGCAAAGGACAGTTCCCGGCCACCTTCAACGTCAATGGCAATACTTTCTCATTTGTGGTGCTTTGCCCGCAATTTAATGGCATCGCCTCCATTAATGATATCGACTCCCTCATCGACTACGCGAAGGCGCATTACCGCCTCGATACCAATAAAATTTATCTCACAGGACTGAGTCGCGGCGGCGGCGAAACCTGGGGATATGCCACGGCACAAAATTACGCGGCTAACAGACTGGCTGCCATCGTGCCCATCGCCGGCGCCTACGATCCCGGCCCCCTCAGATCCCCGCTTCCTGCCACTGCTGTCATAGCAGCTTCCAATAACCTGCCCATCTGGGCCCTGCACAACTCAGGCGACGGTACCGTGCCCGTTTCCTACTCTCAGAACTGGCAGGCCCTGATCAATGCATACGTACCTGCATGCGATCCCCAGGTGAAGCTGACAGTATTCAATGCCAACGGACATGATGCATGGTCCAAAGCTTATGATCCCGCTTATCGTGAAAACGGAATGAACGTTTATGAATGGATGCTCCAGTACAGTAAAGACAAAAGACGTACGGTCATCTCTCCACCAACCACTACACCTCCGGTAACAACACCCACCAATAAACGCGTGGTGCTGAAACCAAACTACGGAACAGACCCTACTTTCTATTACCCGGATGCCATGAACCAACTGGGCCTTATCCCCGGTGATACCATCTGTATCCCCGCCGGAGATTATATGGATATGAACCTGGCCTGGCTTAAAGGAACTGCTGAAAAGCCCATCGTAATCACCAACTGCGGCGGCCTCGTACGCTTCGGCGTTGGCAGTAAAGGCAACCAGTGGTCTTCTGTTGTACAAATCGAAAACAGCCAGTTCGTGGAATTCACCGGCACCGGCGACCCCTCCCTCGAATACGGCTTCGATATCAAAGGAAGTAACCTCCGCAACGAACCCATGTTCGCCATGTACTGGACCTACGGCTCCTCCGACTTCAACGTACATAACGTGTACATCCATGATGCAGGCATGTTCATCGTTGCCAAAACAACGATGGAATGCAATGCGCCACAGTACTGGGAAGCCAACTACATTATGAAAAACTGCCGGATCCACCATATCAAGGGCCGGACCTCCAGTAATGAAGGATTCTATATCGGCAACTCCTGGTATATCGCAAAGCAGGCCTGCGGAGATAGTATCCGCTCTCACCACGTAGCCAACCTGGAAATTTACGACAACGACCTCCAGGACATGGGCAACGATGGTATCCAGGTAGGTATGGCCTACGACGGTACCAACCTTATTCACCACAACCGCGTTGTCAACTACGGCAAAAACGGAGATAACGCCAACGGCTATGGGATTCTCATGAACCCCGGTACCAAAGCGGATGTCTACAATAACATTATTGATAAAGGTTTTGGTGATGCCATCTGCTTTTTCGGCTCCGGCACCAGCAGGGCGTATAATAATGTGGCGTCCAATATCAATGCTGCCGGATTCCTGGTGGCAGACAGGCCCGTGTTTGAACCGGTTTCGGCATGGGTATATAATAATACCTTCGTCAACGTTCTGAGAGGGGGCACCGTGTATGACTGCGGTGGCGTGCCCGGTCATAAGATCATCAACAATGTGATTGTTCAGCCACAAGGCGCCGGCGCCGACAAACCTTACCCGGGCTTCTATATCTGGAATACTGACTGCACCATCAAATATGAATTTTCACACAACCCTTTCTATACAAAGGCCGATGATGTGAAATTCGTGAACGCCGCCGCTGGCGACTACCATCTGCAGGCAACGTCACCACTGGTCGATTCCGGCACCAACGTCACACAGTCCCTCAACCTGACCATCGATTATGATGGTGTTACCAGGCCGCAGGGAACCGGTGTCGATATCGGTGCATATGAATACCACAGTACTACTACCAATCAGCCGCCACAGGTATACGCAGGCGCAGATGTAATCCTTACCCTGCCCACCAACTCCACCCAGCTGGATGGTTCGGCCACCAGAGACCCGGATGGCACCATTGCCAGCTATGCATGGTCGCAGGTAAGCGGCCCCAATACGGCCGGTATTTCTTCACTGAATACCGCTAAAACGGTTGTATCAGGTCTGGTAAAAGGCGTATATACGTTTAAGTTAACTGCCGTAGATAACGGCGGCCTGTCCGGCACTGCCACCGTGAAAGTGACAGTCCAGGATGCTGCAGCAGGTCAGCACCCGCCGGTAGCCATTATCGGCGCCGATACCACGATCGTGCTGCCGGTAAACAGTATTGTGCTGGACGGCTCTCCCAGCTATGACCAGGACGGCACCATCACTACCTACGCCTGGACGCAGACCAGCGGCCCGCCGGTGACCATCAACGCTGCTTCGGCGGCAAAGGCTTCTGTGGCTAATATGCCACTGGGTACTTATACTTTTAAACTGGTGGTGACGGATAACGACGGGTTGTCAGGTACGGCCACGAAAAAAGTGAACGTAATAGATACAAACGATAATAACGCTACTACCAATATTATCAGCTTCTATCCAAACCCTACCCGGACAAAAGTACGGCTCGACCTGAAAAACCCTACTGTCAGGGCTATCTGGGTAAGCATCTATACGGTGAGCGGTGTCCGCGAATCCACATATGCGTACCCGTTAGGCGGTAACTTCTATGTAGATCTCGATATCAGCAGTCTCCCGAGTGGGGTACACCTGGTAGAGGTATTGGGGGATACTTCCTTCAAATGGACGGGGCGGATCGTGAAACTCTGA
- a CDS encoding lipopolysaccharide biosynthesis protein, with the protein MGFRLLSVFRNNHIQSLLGNVISAFFNVLSFAILVRILPESAFGEWVMFIATYNVLDQIRTALLQSGLIKFYAGTDEATARSVCGAAWYVALALTIIFLLLNAGVLAIGWHYFNATWQFFLLHLGLLLVLSLPFNFASWLLQARHQFDKIVHIRLLQNSSFLLLLVILHYTGNARITLILYAYAFALGIASLYCMLQRWTSIHSLWFRKKEQVKALFVYGRLIVGSMVTSGFIPYSDNFFIRTMINPAAVAIYSIPQKFMEVIEIILRSFVATAQPTLSAAVNRNDWREVSKAFCRYTGAVTFLILPFIIGLIIFVQPLIIILAKKNYLGATPIVLIFLFSAILYPIDRFIGVTLDMINKPQLNFYKNLLKVSINVVGDLVFIWLFMDLRAVAAVSFLNLLAGVAFGYYFLKKQLQLSVKDILKEGWASCSLLLEKLPAKLQLVKKIN; encoded by the coding sequence ATGGGTTTCAGGCTGTTGTCAGTTTTCAGGAATAATCATATTCAGTCGTTACTGGGGAATGTGATTTCTGCCTTCTTTAATGTTTTATCCTTTGCCATCCTGGTGCGTATTCTCCCTGAATCAGCCTTTGGGGAATGGGTCATGTTTATTGCTACCTATAATGTACTGGACCAGATCCGGACGGCCCTGCTGCAATCGGGGCTGATTAAGTTCTATGCCGGCACCGACGAAGCCACTGCCAGATCGGTATGCGGGGCAGCCTGGTATGTAGCGCTGGCATTGACCATCATCTTCCTGTTATTGAATGCCGGGGTGCTGGCCATTGGCTGGCATTACTTCAATGCCACCTGGCAGTTTTTCCTGCTGCACCTGGGTTTACTGCTGGTCCTCTCTCTTCCTTTCAACTTCGCCAGCTGGCTGTTGCAGGCCAGGCACCAGTTTGATAAGATCGTTCATATACGGCTGCTGCAAAACAGCAGCTTCCTCCTGCTGCTCGTAATACTGCACTACACGGGAAATGCCAGGATCACACTGATACTCTACGCATATGCGTTTGCGTTAGGGATTGCCAGCCTGTACTGTATGCTGCAACGATGGACTTCCATACACAGCCTCTGGTTCCGGAAGAAGGAACAGGTGAAGGCGCTTTTCGTATATGGGCGACTGATAGTAGGCAGCATGGTCACATCGGGTTTCATCCCCTATTCCGATAACTTCTTCATCCGCACCATGATCAATCCTGCTGCCGTAGCTATTTACAGCATACCGCAGAAATTCATGGAAGTGATAGAGATCATATTACGCAGCTTTGTAGCCACTGCCCAGCCAACCTTATCGGCTGCCGTTAACCGCAACGACTGGCGGGAGGTCTCCAAAGCTTTCTGCCGCTATACCGGCGCAGTTACTTTCCTCATCTTACCATTTATTATTGGTCTGATTATTTTCGTACAACCACTGATTATTATTCTGGCTAAAAAGAATTACCTGGGCGCCACTCCCATCGTACTGATATTTCTCTTCTCCGCTATTCTTTATCCGATCGACCGGTTTATTGGTGTTACCCTGGACATGATCAACAAACCTCAGCTCAACTTTTACAAAAACCTGCTCAAGGTCAGCATTAACGTGGTGGGCGATCTCGTCTTCATCTGGCTGTTTATGGACCTCCGGGCAGTTGCTGCTGTTTCCTTCCTGAACCTGCTGGCAGGAGTAGCCTTTGGCTACTATTTCCTGAAAAAACAACTGCAGCTATCGGTGAAGGATATACTAAAAGAAGGCTGGGCTTCCTGCTCCCTGCTCCTGGAGAAATTACCTGCCAAACTACAACTGGTTAAAAAAATAAATTAA
- a CDS encoding beta-1,6-N-acetylglucosaminyltransferase yields the protein MRIAFIILAHKNPEQLLQLLRRLSHPRVDCYVHLDARADMLAFAEAAHLPQVYFIPGRIKVHWAGFSMVKATLNSLEVALSSRRKYLNISLLSGLDYPLRPINEIVDFFTIHQGNEFLDIMPEKEVAATISKLDRYHFEDIQFKGKYFLTRWINRLTPSRKCPMNFTFTGGSQWWSLSEECLRFCKEFLEQQPSFVNYFRYTWGSDEFIFHTIIMNHPEWSRKVVRDNLRYIDWSARQASPKVLGPADLPNMIASGKFFARKFDMNIHPNILSKVDAMLEDAVK from the coding sequence ATGCGTATTGCTTTTATTATTCTCGCCCACAAAAACCCCGAACAACTGTTACAGCTGCTGCGCCGCTTGTCGCACCCCAGGGTAGACTGTTACGTTCATCTTGATGCCAGGGCCGATATGCTCGCATTCGCAGAAGCAGCACACCTGCCACAGGTATATTTTATCCCTGGCCGTATTAAAGTACACTGGGCAGGCTTCAGCATGGTAAAGGCTACGCTCAACAGCCTGGAAGTAGCCCTGAGCAGCCGTCGCAAGTACCTCAATATTTCCCTGCTGAGCGGACTCGATTACCCGCTGCGCCCCATCAACGAAATTGTAGATTTCTTCACCATTCATCAGGGCAACGAATTCCTGGATATCATGCCCGAAAAAGAAGTAGCAGCCACTATCTCCAAGCTGGACCGCTACCACTTTGAAGATATTCAGTTCAAAGGAAAATATTTCCTCACCCGCTGGATCAATCGCCTGACCCCTTCCAGGAAATGCCCGATGAATTTTACTTTTACAGGTGGCTCCCAATGGTGGAGTCTTAGTGAGGAGTGCTTACGTTTCTGCAAAGAATTCCTGGAGCAGCAACCCTCCTTTGTCAATTATTTCCGTTATACCTGGGGTTCGGATGAATTTATTTTCCATACCATTATTATGAACCATCCGGAATGGAGCAGGAAAGTAGTAAGGGATAACTTAAGATATATTGATTGGTCTGCCAGACAGGCATCACCAAAGGTTCTGGGCCCGGCTGACCTGCCTAACATGATTGCCTCCGGCAAGTTTTTCGCGAGAAAATTTGATATGAACATCCATCCGAATATATTGAGCAAGGTAGATGCGATGCTGGAAGATGCGGTGAAATAG
- a CDS encoding class I SAM-dependent methyltransferase yields MKIRNPHSRFDINTKKTDRVLEVGGGHNPHPRSNVVVDKYADDNTHRSGDIKVLRNQEFISADGEHLPFEDKSFDYVICNHVLEHVDDPHAFLQEQFRVAKRGYIEVPSLLGEHLYPKKSHRWVLLEIDNKLVMVDKANISFPQQFDFGELFQAYLPKNSIGYKIMERTHANLHTVRIEWEGSFDYIINPQEEELLKYFREPWSEHMVYQHFPQRSMGAELIAAGRAFGDICRSIVKSKILKRN; encoded by the coding sequence ATGAAAATTAGAAATCCGCATTCCAGATTTGATATCAATACTAAAAAGACAGACCGTGTGCTGGAAGTGGGAGGTGGCCATAATCCACACCCACGCTCGAATGTAGTGGTAGATAAATATGCAGATGACAACACGCACAGAAGCGGCGATATCAAAGTACTCCGTAATCAGGAGTTTATCAGTGCCGATGGTGAACACCTGCCTTTTGAAGATAAATCATTCGATTATGTGATCTGTAACCATGTACTGGAACATGTGGATGATCCGCATGCCTTCCTGCAGGAGCAGTTCCGCGTCGCTAAAAGAGGATACATAGAAGTGCCGTCATTACTGGGTGAACATCTCTACCCGAAAAAATCTCATAGATGGGTACTCCTGGAAATTGACAATAAACTGGTAATGGTAGATAAAGCCAATATCAGTTTCCCGCAGCAATTTGATTTCGGGGAACTCTTCCAGGCCTATCTGCCAAAGAATTCCATCGGTTATAAAATCATGGAACGTACACATGCCAACCTGCATACCGTAAGGATAGAGTGGGAGGGCAGTTTCGACTATATCATTAATCCGCAGGAAGAAGAATTGTTAAAGTATTTCCGTGAGCCATGGAGTGAGCATATGGTTTATCAGCATTTCCCGCAGCGATCTATGGGTGCGGAGCTGATAGCGGCTGGCAGAGCCTTTGGCGATATCTGTAGAAGTATCGTGAAATCGAAAATATTAAAAAGGAATTAA
- a CDS encoding glycosyltransferase family 4 protein yields the protein MMHSNRKIRVLQTIHQGRVGGGERHVLDLVSTIDTSRFEPIVLSFTEGPMVDTLRMMQIPVFVIATERPFDFRVWGAVKKLLKEQRIDMVHVHGSRANTNILWIARSMGLPVIYTVHGWSFHNELPFWNRKARIFAERLITRRTGINITVSESNRQTGMQVIQGFRSVVIRNGVNLNSFTPDIDGGHVRESYGFKATDIVVGFIVRMTIQKDPLGMVRAFAAAHAIQPALKLLMVGEGPLKSEVMELAARLGLDHAVVFDDFRQDIPRILKAIDIYCLPSLWEGFPIGVLEAMAMGKAIIASDVDGTREALEDNVSGILIPPRNTAVLSATLLKLANDPALRCRLANAALQRARAEHSITAMTTKIEEVYSNVFYKLVSH from the coding sequence ATGATGCATTCAAACAGGAAAATCAGGGTATTGCAGACTATCCACCAGGGTAGAGTAGGTGGAGGAGAAAGACATGTGCTGGATCTTGTAAGTACCATTGATACCTCCAGATTCGAACCTATTGTTTTGTCCTTTACGGAAGGTCCGATGGTGGATACCCTTCGGATGATGCAAATCCCCGTATTTGTAATAGCTACCGAACGTCCATTCGATTTTCGTGTATGGGGAGCCGTGAAAAAATTATTAAAAGAACAACGTATTGACATGGTCCATGTACATGGTTCCAGGGCCAATACCAATATTTTATGGATCGCACGGTCTATGGGATTACCGGTGATTTATACCGTCCATGGCTGGTCTTTCCATAACGAACTGCCATTCTGGAACCGCAAGGCAAGGATATTTGCCGAAAGGCTGATCACCCGCCGTACCGGTATCAACATCACTGTTTCCGAATCTAACCGGCAAACAGGTATGCAGGTGATCCAGGGCTTCCGCTCGGTGGTAATCCGTAATGGTGTCAACCTGAACAGCTTTACGCCGGATATAGACGGCGGCCACGTCAGGGAAAGCTATGGCTTTAAGGCGACTGATATTGTTGTCGGATTTATTGTCAGAATGACTATTCAAAAAGATCCGCTCGGTATGGTGAGGGCCTTCGCTGCGGCACATGCTATCCAGCCGGCACTTAAATTACTCATGGTAGGGGAAGGGCCGTTGAAATCTGAGGTGATGGAACTGGCTGCCAGACTGGGTCTGGACCATGCTGTCGTATTTGATGATTTCAGGCAGGACATCCCCCGCATATTAAAAGCAATAGATATTTATTGTCTGCCTTCCTTGTGGGAAGGCTTCCCGATAGGCGTTCTGGAAGCCATGGCAATGGGGAAAGCCATCATTGCCTCTGATGTAGACGGTACCCGCGAAGCATTGGAGGATAATGTCAGCGGTATACTGATACCACCCAGGAATACAGCGGTGCTCAGTGCTACCTTGTTAAAGCTGGCCAATGATCCCGCATTACGTTGCCGCCTTGCCAATGCTGCCTTACAGCGTGCCAGAGCAGAACACAGCATCACTGCCATGACCACCAAAATAGAAGAGGTATACAGTAATGTATTTTATAAGCTGGTTAGTCATTGA
- the asnB gene encoding asparagine synthase (glutamine-hydrolyzing) produces the protein MTDALLHRGPDDAGYEVFLPKVATVGLGQRRLSILDLSASGHQPMHFGSYTLIFNGEIYNYREIRQELLALGYKFYSGSDTEVLLKGFHCWQEKVLDKCIGMFAFALYDEQREELLLGRDRAGVKPLYYAWDNNILLFASELKSFHHHPCFKNDIDTNSLSLFLQYSYIPAPYTIFKNTWKLLPGHLLKLQLATRTVTTHEYWNVLDAYRQPLTGLSEAEIIDETEKLMQSAYRYRMVSDVPVGVFLSGGYDSSSVAAILQADSTSKIKTFTIGYKEAQWDESKEAAAIARHLGTDHNEWIIGPNDAAEILHNLPEVYDEPFADNSTVPTTLVSRLASKQVKVALSADGGDEIFAGYSKFAQSLKYTNGIPAPVQFLLSKTMDLINPERIPYFNKQYNFSTRYEKMKLIWQSGKPEAAMKYISQHLTDRELKQYLQQTPDRYKTAFDLNGELQTVNDPLNKLLAMDYKTFLVDNNLTKVDRATMSVSIEGREPMLDHRLVEFLAKVPQSLKRKDGVNKYILKTIVHRYIPASLMDRPKKPFIAPLQVWFRDALSEQMRYYLSPEKLAQSGLLNAASIQPLLNCYLKGEKVNHQKLWNMLVFQLWFSRWIAPL, from the coding sequence ATGACGGACGCACTCCTACACCGCGGTCCTGATGATGCAGGCTATGAAGTATTTCTGCCTAAAGTTGCCACCGTTGGCCTTGGCCAGCGCAGACTATCGATCCTCGACCTTTCTGCATCCGGCCATCAGCCCATGCATTTCGGCTCCTATACATTAATTTTCAACGGTGAAATTTATAACTACCGCGAGATCCGGCAGGAGCTGCTGGCATTGGGCTATAAATTTTATTCCGGTTCAGATACAGAAGTACTGCTGAAAGGCTTTCACTGCTGGCAGGAAAAAGTGCTGGACAAATGTATCGGCATGTTTGCCTTTGCCCTGTATGATGAACAAAGAGAAGAGTTGTTGTTGGGGAGAGACAGAGCAGGTGTAAAGCCATTGTATTATGCCTGGGATAATAACATCCTGTTGTTCGCATCTGAGCTGAAAAGCTTTCATCATCATCCCTGTTTTAAAAACGATATTGATACCAATAGTTTATCCCTGTTCCTGCAATACAGCTATATTCCTGCTCCCTATACCATTTTTAAAAATACCTGGAAACTGTTGCCTGGGCACCTGCTGAAGTTACAGCTGGCCACCCGCACCGTTACCACACATGAGTACTGGAATGTTTTGGATGCCTACCGCCAGCCACTGACAGGACTTTCAGAAGCAGAGATCATCGATGAAACAGAGAAGCTCATGCAAAGTGCCTACCGTTACCGCATGGTGTCGGATGTGCCGGTAGGTGTTTTTCTGAGTGGTGGCTATGATAGCTCCAGCGTAGCCGCTATCCTGCAGGCGGATAGTACCAGTAAAATAAAAACCTTTACCATCGGCTATAAAGAGGCCCAATGGGATGAGTCAAAAGAAGCGGCAGCCATCGCCAGACATCTGGGAACAGACCATAACGAATGGATCATCGGCCCGAACGATGCAGCAGAAATCCTGCACAACCTGCCGGAAGTATATGATGAGCCTTTCGCGGATAACAGCACCGTACCTACGACGCTGGTAAGCCGCCTGGCAAGTAAACAGGTGAAAGTGGCCCTCAGTGCTGATGGCGGTGATGAGATATTCGCCGGCTACAGTAAATTTGCGCAATCCCTGAAGTATACCAACGGCATCCCTGCACCGGTGCAGTTCCTGCTGAGCAAAACAATGGACCTGATCAACCCGGAACGTATACCGTATTTCAATAAACAATATAATTTTTCCACGCGATACGAAAAGATGAAGCTGATATGGCAAAGCGGCAAACCCGAAGCGGCCATGAAATATATCAGCCAGCACCTGACAGATAGAGAACTGAAACAATACCTGCAGCAAACCCCGGATAGATACAAAACTGCCTTTGATCTGAACGGTGAACTACAAACTGTTAATGACCCTTTAAACAAGCTGCTGGCCATGGATTACAAAACTTTCCTGGTCGATAATAATCTCACAAAGGTAGACCGCGCAACAATGTCGGTCAGCATAGAAGGAAGAGAACCTATGCTGGATCACCGGCTGGTGGAATTTTTAGCGAAGGTTCCACAATCCCTTAAAAGAAAAGATGGTGTTAACAAATATATACTGAAGACTATCGTTCACCGATACATTCCTGCATCCCTGATGGACAGGCCTAAAAAGCCTTTCATTGCACCTTTGCAGGTATGGTTCAGGGACGCTTTGAGTGAACAGATGCGATATTATCTCTCGCCTGAAAAATTAGCGCAGTCCGGTTTGTTAAACGCTGCTAGTATACAACCATTGTTAAACTGCTATTTAAAAGGCGAAAAGGTAAACCATCAGAAGCTCTGGAATATGTTGGTATTTCAGCTGTGGTTTAGCCGCTGGATCGCCCCGCTGTAA